A single Epinephelus lanceolatus isolate andai-2023 chromosome 22, ASM4190304v1, whole genome shotgun sequence DNA region contains:
- the LOC117246444 gene encoding low affinity immunoglobulin gamma Fc region receptor III-A-like produces MEVTALCVTLLMNVLLLLGAHDQEVESAVLHVDPNRLQFFEYEPVTLHCEGPTGEELSCKSTSRLTSTGSSCTFKNVFPEDGGEYWCEGKGGGRRSNSVNITVTAGSVILDSPALPVKEGDAVTLRCRNKTTSSTLTAEFFKDGRSKESSSTGNMTVHHVSKSDEGLYRCRISGAGESAESWLTVTEDHKETTPTTSSSTPWIVTTLLLLVLLMVVGALHLGKRYWNRVLNNLPTLTLRSSSAVDQTVSAEAGAAGGDKGVYATVTRNRKKKDDDALVSAPVYYTLGLDDTQQLAGPGASTTTATPVPSAGTNPSLTDSAFYSTVQWPAG; encoded by the exons ATGGAGGTCACGGCTCTCTGCGTCACACTGT tgATGAACGTGCTGCTCCTGCTGGGTGCACATGATCAGGAAGTTG AATCAGCAGTGCTTCATGTCGACCCAAACAgactgcagttctttgagtATGAACCTGTAACTCTCCACTGTGAGGGGCCCACAGGAGAGGAACTCTCATGTAAATCTACCAGTAGGCTGACGTCAACAGGGTCGTCCTGCAccttcaaaaatgtttttccagaAGACGGTGGAGAGTACTGGTGTGAGGGtaaaggaggagggaggaggagcaaCAGCGTCAACATCACTGTCACTG CTGGCTCAGTGATCCTGGACAGTCCTGCCCTTCCTGTGAAGGAGGGAGATGCTGTGACTCTGCGCTGCAGGAACAAGACAACCTCCTCAACCCTCACAGCTGAGTTCTTTAAAGATGGCCGCTCCAAAGAGAGCAGCTCTACAGGAAACATGACCGTCCATCATGTCTCCAAGTCTGATGAAGGACTCTACAGGTGCAGAATCTCTGGAGCTGGAGAGTCAGCAGAGAGCTGGCTGACTGTCACAG AAGATCACAAAGAGACCACTCCCACCACCTCCAGCTCTACACCATGGATCGTTACGACTCTGTTACTGTTGGTTCTGCTGATGGTGGTGGGAGCACTTCACCTCGGCAAACGTTACTGGAACAGAG TGTTGAACAACCTGCCCACACTGACTCTCCGCTCGAGCTCAGCTGTCGACCAAACAG TCTCTGCAGAGGCCGGTGCAGCTGGTGGAGACAAAGGGGTGTATGCTACCGTAACAagaaacaggaagaagaaag ATGATGATGCATTGGTGTCTGCACCCGTCTACTACACCTTGGGCCTGGATGACACTCAACAACTGG CAGGACCAGGAGCATCTACCACGACAGCGACACCTGTTCCCTCAGCAGGGACCAACCCATCTTTAACGGACAGTGCCTTTTACTCTACAGTCCAGTGG CCTGCTGGGTGA
- the LOC117245754 gene encoding Fc receptor-like protein 5 has product MLSRQQVNMEVTALCVTLLVTVFLQLGAHAQRVDEGFWIIPTRLQLFEYEPVSFKCIGFDGSTGWNISRKGKTGISTCGVSKWGTLIESSCTIRGAFQDDSGEYWCEAGGGKRSNSLNVIISAGSVILESPVSPVKEGDDVTLSCRNKTTSSTLTADFYKDGHSIGSSSTGNVTINSVSKSDEGLYRCRISGAGESPESWLTVRAPHAETHPSSDHTILIFRNIIPLVLMAPLLLLLLALLHGGKLRGKQQNLRSTQNTIQEAE; this is encoded by the exons ATGCTCAGTCGGCAGCAAGTCAACATGGAGGTCACAGCTCTCTGCGTCACACTGT TGGTGACTGTGTTTCTGCAGCTCGGTGCACATGCTCAGAGAGTTG ATGAAGGTTTCTGGATCATTCCAACCAGACTGCAGCTCTTTGAATATGAGCCTGTCTCCTTCAAATGCATCGGCTTTGATGGCTCGACTGGGTGGAACATTTCAAGGAAGGGCAAAACAGGAATTTCGACTTGTGGTGTTTCCAAGTGGGGGACGTTGATCGAGTCATCCTGCACCATAAGAGGTGCTTTTCAAGATGACAGTGGAGAGTACTGGTGCGAGGCTGGAGGGGGGAAAAGAAGCAACTCTTTGAACGTCATCATCAGCG CTGGTTCAGTGATCCTGGAGAGTCCTGTTAGTCCTGTGAAGGAGGGAGATGATGTCACTCTGAGCTGTAGAAACAAGACGACCTCCTcaaccctcacagctgatttcTATAAAGATGGCCACTCCATCGGGAGCAGTTCTACAGGAAATGTGACCATCAACAGTGTTTCTAAGTCTGATGAAGGACTCTACAGGTGCAGAATCTCTGGAGCTGGAGAGTCACCTGAGAGCTGGCTGACTGTCAGAG CACCTCACGCAGAGACTCATCCCTCGTCAGATCACACGATCCTcatcttcagaaacattatCCCTCTTGTGCTGATGgctccgctgctgctgctgctactggcACTTCTTCACGGTGGGAAACTCAGaggcaaacaacaaaacctcaGGTCCACGCAGAATACAATACAAGAGGCTGAATGA